TCCGTGCCGCCGTGACCCGTACCGGGTGGGCCGGTGGGAGCCGCCGGCAGGCCGAAAGCGCCGGACAATAGACTCGCTTGACGCAGCAGGACAGCCACGAAGGGGGCACCGATGGCCGCCATCTCCCGCGAGGAGGTCGCGCACCTGGCGCGACTGTCGCGGCTCGCCGTGACGGAGGAGGAGCTGGACACCTTCGCCGGTCAGCTCGACGTGATCCTCCAGGCGGTCGCACAGGTCGGCGAGGTCGCCGCGGCGGACATCCCGCCGACCTCCCACTCGGTGCCGCTGACCAACGTGTTGCGCGACGACGTGGTGGTGCCCGGCCTGACCCCGGCCGAGGCGCTGTCGGGCGCGCCCGACGCCGAGCAGCAGCGGTTCCGGGTGCCCCGGATCCTGGACGAGGATGTGGCATCGTGAGCGACCTGACCAGAATGACCGCGACCGAGCTGGCCGGGCTGGTCGCCGACGGGCAGACCTCCGCCGTCGAGGTCACCCAGGCCCACCTGGACCGCATCGCCGCGGTCGACGACCGGGTATGCGCCTTCCTGCACGTCGACACCGAGGGCGCGTTGTCGGCCGCGCGGGCGGTCGACGAGCGCCGGGCGGCCGGTGAGCCGCTGGGGCCGCTCGCGGGCGTACCGGTGGCGGTCAAGGACGTACTCACCACCAAGGGCGTGCCGACCACCGTCGGGTCGAAGATCCTGGAGGGCTGGCGTCCGCCGTACGACGCCACGATCGTGCAGCGGCTGCGCGAGGCCGGCACGGTGATGCTCGGCAAGACCAACATGGACGAGTTCGCGATGGGCTCCTCCACCGAGTACTCCGCCTACGGCGCGACCCGCAACCCGTGGGACACCGACCGGATCCCCGGCGGTTCCGGTGGGGGCAGCGCGGCGGCGCTGGCCGCGTACGAGGCTCCGCTGGCGATCGGCTCGGACACCGGCGGCTCGATCCGCCAGCCCGGCGCGGTCACCGGCACCGTCGGCGCGAAACCCACCTACGGCGGCACCTCCCGGTACGGCCTGGTGGCCTTCTCGTCCTCGCTGGACACCCCCGGCCCGTGTGCCCGTACGGTGCTGGACGCCGCGCTGCTGCACCAGGTGATCGGCGGCCACGACCCGCGCGACTCCACGAGCATTCCGCAGCCGGTGCCGGACGTGGTGGCGGCGGCGAAGCTCGGCGCGACCGGCGACCTGACCGGGGTGAAGCTGGGCGTGGTGACCGAGTTCTCCGGTGACGGTGCCGAGCCGGGCGTGCTGGCCGCGTTCCGGGAGTCGGTGGACGCGCTGGCCAAGCTGGGCGCGGAGATCGTCGAGGTGTCCTGCCCGCACTTCAGCTACGCGCTGCCGGCGTACTACCTGATCGCGCCGAGTGAGTGTTCCTCCAACCTGGCCCGGTTCGACGGCGTCCGGTTCGGCCTGCGGGTCGGCGACGACGGCAACCGGTCGCTGGAGGAGGTCATGCAGCTCACCCGGGAGGCCGGCTTCGGCCCCGAGGTCAAGCGGCGGATCATGCTCGGCACGTACGCGCTCTCCTCGGGCTACTACGACGCCTACTACGGGCAGGCGCAGAAGGTCCGTACGCTGATCACCCGGGACTTCACCGCGGCCTTCGAGCGGGTCGACGCGCTGATCTCGCCGACCACCCCGTCGGTGGCGTTCCCGCTCGGCGCGCGCACCGCCGACCCGTACCAGATGTACCTGGCCGACCTCTACACCATCCCGACCAACCTGTACGGCGGGCCGGGCATCTCGGTGCCGTGCGGGCTCTCCGACGGGCTCCCGGTCGGCTTCCAGATCATGGCCCCGACCCTGGCCGACGACCGGATGTACCGGGTCGCCGCCGCCCTGGAGTCGGTGGTCGGCACCCTCACCCCGCCGGCGCTGTAGAGACAGGGGGGCGGGATGTTGACGCGCATCGAGATCGACGGTTTCAAGTCGTTCCGAGACTTCGAGCTGAACGTCCCGCCCTTCCTCGTCGTGATCGGCCGTAACGCCGCAGGTAAGTCGAACCTCTTCGATGCGATCCAGTTCCTGAGCCGGCTGGCGAGTGATCCGGTCCTGGAGGCCGCCCAGCACATGCGGGGTGACGTCGTGGACCTGTTCCACCGGCCGACGGAGGGACCTCCGTTCACCACGATGGCCTTCGCGGCGGAGGTGTTGCTGGACAGATCGGTGACCGATGCGTTCGGCGACACCGCCGAGGTCCACCACTCCCGACTTCGGTACGAGCTGGAGATCGAGCTTCGATCCATCTCCCCGAGCGGTTCCCAGCGGCCGTACGTGGTCCGGGAGGTGGTCCGCCGTATCCGACGGGCGGACGACAAGTGGATGGAGCACCGGAACGCCGAGCAGCGGAAACGGTTGGGAGCCTACCGTCCGGGCGCAGACCCGTTGGAGACCGAGACAGACGACCCCGGCAGGCCGGTCTTCAGTATCAGACAGCAGGGAAACCAGGGGCGTAAGCGGAGACTTCCGGCGTCGGCCGCCACCGCGACCGTGCTGTCGAGCCTGACCACCGCGACCGATTTCCCGCTGCTCTACGCGCTCAAGCGGGAGATGCAGTCGTGGCGACTGTTGCACCTGGACCCGAGCGCGCTCCGTGCCCCGGACTCCTACGACGATCCGGACAACCTCGCCGCCAACGGTGGTCACCTCGCCAACACCCTTCGTAGGCTGGCGGACGAGACCGGGACCGACGACAGACCCGACGGAGTCCTCAACGATCTCTCCGCCGATCTGGCGGCCGTCATACCCGGCGTCACCCGGGTGCGGTTGAGTGAGGACGACGCCCGTCGGCAGCGGCAGGTCATGGTGGTGACCCGGGACGAAGCGCCGTTCTCCGCACGGGTCGCCTCGGATGGCACCCTCCGTGCCATTGCCCTGCTGGCGGCGCTCTACGATCCCCGAGGAGCAGGTCTGATCTGTTTCGAGGAGCCGGAGAACGGGATCTTCCCGCAGCGACTGGCCCAGTTCGTGCGCTACCTCCGGAATCTGGTCGACCGGGCGCTCAACAGCCCGACTGACGGTGCTGCGCTCACCCAGCTGATTCTAAGTAGTCACTCCCCGGCGATTCTTCGCGCGTTGCAACCATTGGACGATCGCGAAGTCGCTGCCGTTTTCATGGACGTGGTCAGCCGGGTGCAACGAGGACATCGGCCCAGCCGAATCTCCCGTTGGCGTGCCATCGCAGGCGCCCGGCAGCTCACCTTCGATGACGCGCTCAGGAGCGCCGTGGTAAGCCCGAGTGAGATCGCCGAGTTCGAGGTGCAGGCGGAGTTGGGCACCTGATGCGGTATCTCACCTCCGCACTGGTCTCCGAGGGGCGCACCGACGACCAGTTTCTACCGAGGTTGCTGGGACGAGCGCTCACGCAACTCTGCTACACCGCTTTTGAGGACGCCGTCGAGGTCGCCGACGTGCAGGTGCTGAGGGACCGGAAGGGCCCCTCTTCGGTCCAAGACGTGGTCAATCTCGTCGACGAGAACCGGGCCGCCTTCTCGCTGATCTTCTTTCACCGGGACCAGGGGGCGGATGCCGACCGGGTGAGACGGGAGTGGGTAACACCGCTGCGGACTCTGTGGGGTGATCGGGTCGAGCAGATGGTCGCGGTGGTGCCGGTCCGTGAAACCGAGGCGTGGCTACTGGCTGACGGTGATGCCCTTCGCGACGCGCTCGGCGTGCGGGGCTGGACGGACGAGACGATGGGCCTACCCGCGAATCCCGCACACGTCGAGCGGTTGGGCGACCCGAAGCGGGTGCTGAATGACCTGATGCAGCGCGTGAGCCGGTCCAGAGAAGACCACTACGTGCAGTTGGGTGAACTCGTGGCGCTGGACCGTCTACAACAGGTTCCGGCCTATCAGCGGTGGTGGACCGACACGCGGCAGGCGCTGACGACCCTGGGCTACCGTCCCGCTTGAGGCGGTTGCTGGTCCCGTCACCACCTCAAAGCCCGGTCAGGTAGCGGTCGGCCCGGCCGACCGCGCGTCGCCAGACCAGCAGCAACCCCAGCCAGACCACGGCAGCCACCCCGCCGACGATCCGGTTGGTCAGGCCGTCGGCGAACACCGCCAGACTGAGCTGCACCAGCACGAAGGCGCTCATCAGCCACGGCCACCAGCGGTTCATCCGCCGCAGCCGGTGTGCCTCGGCCCGGGCCAGCCGGTCGATCCGCGGATCGTCGCAGCGGCCCTCGCGCAGCGCCCGCTTCACCTGCGGCAGCGACCGGCCGTTGTCCGGCAGCCGGTGCAGCAGCTTCGGCGCGAGCAGCAGGGCGACGAGCCCGCCGACCGCGGGTGGGAGTGCCGACAGCAGCGCGATCGTCAGCAACCCCTCCGTGTCGCCGGCACCGCCGACCAGCGCCGTGGTGAGCATCGAGAACACCACGGCCACCGCGACGATCAGCCCGATCACGCCGTACGGTCGGCCCCGTCCCGCCGAGGCCGGTCCCGCCTGTTGGTCATGCCCCGTTTTCGTCATGCGTCGATGCGTACCCCGTCGGTGCCGTGGTGATGCCACTGCGGCGGGGTGGCGGTGAAACCCGGCGGTGGGGTGGGGTGGCAACCCCGATAGGCTGGACCGGTTCTGTCCGGATCGCGCCTGGAGCGTCGCAATGACCACGACACTGCCCGCGTACGACGAGGTCGTCGCCCGCTTCGAGCCGGTGATCGGCCTGGAGACCCACGTCGAGCTGGGCACGAACACCAAGATGTTCTGCGGCTGCCCGACCGACTTCGGCGGCGAGCCGAACACCCGGGTCTGCCCGGTCTGCCTCGGCCTGCCCGGCAGTCTGCCGGTGGCGAACAAGGCCGCGATCGAGGCGACCATCCGGATCGGCCTGGCGTTGAACTGCTCGATCGCCCAGTGGTGCCGGTTCGCCCGGAAGAACTACTTCTACCCGGACATGCCGAAGAACTTCCAGATCAGCCAGTACGACGAGCCGCTCTGCGTCGACGGTTACCTCGACGTCGAGGTGAACGGCGAGATCGTGCGGATCGGCATCGAGCGGGTGCACCTGGAGGAGGACACCGGCAAGACCCTGCACGTCGGCGGGGCCACCGGTCGGATCCACGGTGCCACCGAGTCGCTGGTGGACTACAACCGGGCCGGCATCCCGCTTGTCGAGATCGTCACCAAGCCGGTCCCTGGCACCGGTGCGCTCGCCCCCGAGGTGGCCAAGGCGTACGTCACCGAGCTGCGTGACGTGCTGCGCTCGCTGGGCGTCTCCGACGTACGGATGGAGGAAGGCTCGCTGCGCTGCGACGTGAACACCTCCCTCAACCTGCCCGGCCAGGAGTGGGGCACCCGGACCGAGACCAAGAACGTCAACTCGCTGCGGTCGGTGGAGCGGGCGGTCCGCTCGGAGATGCTGCGTCAGGCCTCGGTGCTCGACGCGGGCGGCCGGATCACCCAGGAGACCCGGCACTTCCACGAGGACACCGGGGACACCACGCCCGGCCGCTCCAAGGAGACCGCCACCGACTACCGGTACTTCCCGGAGCCGGACCTGGTCCCGCTCGCCCCGGACGCCGCCTGGGTGGCCGAGCTGAAGGCCGCCCTGCCGGAGCTGCCCCGGCTGCACCGCCGCCGGCTCCAGGAGCAGTGGGGGCTCTCCGACTCCGACATGCAGTCGGTGCTCAACGCCGGTGCCGTCGAGCTGATCGAGGCCACCGTCGCCGCCGGGGCCACCCCGGCCGCGGCCCGCAAGTGGTGGCTGGGCGAGCTGTCCCGCCGGGCCAACGAGACCGGTACCGAGCTTGCCGACATCGGGGCCACCCCGGCGCAGGTCGCCGAGCTGCAGGGGCTGGTCGACGCGGGCAAGCTCAACGACAAGCTGGCCCGTACCGTCCTGGAGGGCGTGGTGGCCGGCGAGGGTTCGCCGACGGAGATCATGACCAACCGGGGTCTGGAGGTGGTCTCCGACACCGGCGCGCTCACCGCCGCCGTGGACGAGGCGATCGCCGCCAACCCGGCCATCGCCGACAAGATCCGCAGCGGCAAGGTCGCCGCCGCGGGCGCGCTGGTCGGCGCGGTCATGAAGACCACCCGTGGTCAGGCCGACGCCAAGACCGTCCGCGAGCTGGTGCTGGCCCGGCTGGGCGTGAGCTGACCCCGCCGAACAGCCGTACGCACGTCGGGCCTCCCTCTCGGTAGAGGGAGGCCCGTTGCGTGGCCGGTGGCCGGTGGTCAGCCGGTCGGGCTGATGACCGGCGCGCCGGGAGCCGGAGTGCCGGGGCCGGGCGTGCCGGGGCTGCCCGGGGTGGGGGTCGGGGTCACCGGGGGAGAGGGGCTCGGGTTGGCGCCCTGCACCACCCGCCGTTCCAGGTTGACCTGCGACTGGCCGGTGCCGCCGACGGTGATGTCGTCGTAGGCCTGCAACCGCTTCTCGGTGTCGAAGTAGAGCACGCTCATGGTCAGCGGGGTGGGCTTCTCGCCCTCCAGCCCACGCAGCCCGGCACCGCCGGTGGAGCCCTGCACCATCAGCTCGGTGGGCTGCTGACCGGGCTCCTGCGGCAGCGTCGACACCTGCCGGTCGTGGGTGTGCCCGGAGAGCACCAGCGGGCAGGTGCCCGACAGCGGACCGGCCGCCGACGGGTCGTGCACCAGCGCGATATTCACCGGCCGGGGCGAGTTGCGCACCGTCGTGGCCAGCGTCTCGCCGTTGCCGATCAGCTCGTTGGCGGTGGGCGCGTTGAGCCCACCGGCGGCCGGGGCGGTGCTCTTGTCCGGGGTGAACCGGGGGTCGCCGATGCCGGCGATGGTCAGCCCGGCCACCGTGGTGGTCGAGTTGTCAAGCACGACCGCGTTGGGCTGCCGGGCCACCGCCGCCGCGGTCCGGCCCGAGTCGTGGTTGCCCCGGATGTAGACGTACGGCTTCTGCAGCAGCGCGATC
Above is a window of Micromonospora yangpuensis DNA encoding:
- the gatC gene encoding Asp-tRNA(Asn)/Glu-tRNA(Gln) amidotransferase subunit GatC; translated protein: MAAISREEVAHLARLSRLAVTEEELDTFAGQLDVILQAVAQVGEVAAADIPPTSHSVPLTNVLRDDVVVPGLTPAEALSGAPDAEQQRFRVPRILDEDVAS
- the gatA gene encoding Asp-tRNA(Asn)/Glu-tRNA(Gln) amidotransferase subunit GatA — protein: MSDLTRMTATELAGLVADGQTSAVEVTQAHLDRIAAVDDRVCAFLHVDTEGALSAARAVDERRAAGEPLGPLAGVPVAVKDVLTTKGVPTTVGSKILEGWRPPYDATIVQRLREAGTVMLGKTNMDEFAMGSSTEYSAYGATRNPWDTDRIPGGSGGGSAAALAAYEAPLAIGSDTGGSIRQPGAVTGTVGAKPTYGGTSRYGLVAFSSSLDTPGPCARTVLDAALLHQVIGGHDPRDSTSIPQPVPDVVAAAKLGATGDLTGVKLGVVTEFSGDGAEPGVLAAFRESVDALAKLGAEIVEVSCPHFSYALPAYYLIAPSECSSNLARFDGVRFGLRVGDDGNRSLEEVMQLTREAGFGPEVKRRIMLGTYALSSGYYDAYYGQAQKVRTLITRDFTAAFERVDALISPTTPSVAFPLGARTADPYQMYLADLYTIPTNLYGGPGISVPCGLSDGLPVGFQIMAPTLADDRMYRVAAALESVVGTLTPPAL
- a CDS encoding AAA family ATPase — its product is MLTRIEIDGFKSFRDFELNVPPFLVVIGRNAAGKSNLFDAIQFLSRLASDPVLEAAQHMRGDVVDLFHRPTEGPPFTTMAFAAEVLLDRSVTDAFGDTAEVHHSRLRYELEIELRSISPSGSQRPYVVREVVRRIRRADDKWMEHRNAEQRKRLGAYRPGADPLETETDDPGRPVFSIRQQGNQGRKRRLPASAATATVLSSLTTATDFPLLYALKREMQSWRLLHLDPSALRAPDSYDDPDNLAANGGHLANTLRRLADETGTDDRPDGVLNDLSADLAAVIPGVTRVRLSEDDARRQRQVMVVTRDEAPFSARVASDGTLRAIALLAALYDPRGAGLICFEEPENGIFPQRLAQFVRYLRNLVDRALNSPTDGAALTQLILSSHSPAILRALQPLDDREVAAVFMDVVSRVQRGHRPSRISRWRAIAGARQLTFDDALRSAVVSPSEIAEFEVQAELGT
- a CDS encoding DUF4276 family protein; protein product: MRYLTSALVSEGRTDDQFLPRLLGRALTQLCYTAFEDAVEVADVQVLRDRKGPSSVQDVVNLVDENRAAFSLIFFHRDQGADADRVRREWVTPLRTLWGDRVEQMVAVVPVRETEAWLLADGDALRDALGVRGWTDETMGLPANPAHVERLGDPKRVLNDLMQRVSRSREDHYVQLGELVALDRLQQVPAYQRWWTDTRQALTTLGYRPA
- the gatB gene encoding Asp-tRNA(Asn)/Glu-tRNA(Gln) amidotransferase subunit GatB; this translates as MTTTLPAYDEVVARFEPVIGLETHVELGTNTKMFCGCPTDFGGEPNTRVCPVCLGLPGSLPVANKAAIEATIRIGLALNCSIAQWCRFARKNYFYPDMPKNFQISQYDEPLCVDGYLDVEVNGEIVRIGIERVHLEEDTGKTLHVGGATGRIHGATESLVDYNRAGIPLVEIVTKPVPGTGALAPEVAKAYVTELRDVLRSLGVSDVRMEEGSLRCDVNTSLNLPGQEWGTRTETKNVNSLRSVERAVRSEMLRQASVLDAGGRITQETRHFHEDTGDTTPGRSKETATDYRYFPEPDLVPLAPDAAWVAELKAALPELPRLHRRRLQEQWGLSDSDMQSVLNAGAVELIEATVAAGATPAAARKWWLGELSRRANETGTELADIGATPAQVAELQGLVDAGKLNDKLARTVLEGVVAGEGSPTEIMTNRGLEVVSDTGALTAAVDEAIAANPAIADKIRSGKVAAAGALVGAVMKTTRGQADAKTVRELVLARLGVS